The Paracoccus albus region TGTCGATTTCCTTCTGAACTGATTGCGCAACCATGAGAAGCTGCTCGGCCTGTTTCGGAACGATTGGTCGGCCGGGTATCGCGTAATTTTCATTTACCCGGACAATGTCTGTCCCCAAAGGTTCAAACTGTCCGTTGAAGAAACATATTTCGTCGGGAGCAGTATTTCTGTTGAACTGGATAATCAGTTCGACGCCGCTGTCGAAGGTATAGAGCTTGTAATCGTATGGTATTTCAACCTGACCATTTTCACCCGTCACAAACTCCTCGACCATCACGCTGCTAAGTTGAGTGCCAATAGCCCGGGTCAGTTCAGCGATTACTTCTGTTTCGGACAGAAGCTTCATGCTGAAAAGATCGAGGAACCGGTCGCGTACTCGGAAAAGGACGAACACGCCCTTTTTCGAACACAAATGAGTCGGTTTGATGACAAAGGCATTGGGCAAATTGGCGAAATCGACTTCGTTAGGGGATCTGGCCAACTGATACAATTGTGGAAGTCGCGCACCTGCGGCCGCAGCAATGCGCCGGGTTTCCTCCTTGTCGATCGAGATGCGGTGAGAATCCGTTTTTTCAATATGAGCTTGGATAAAATCGGTAAACCGCTCAACAACTCTCATTTCGGGATTCACTCCTCACTTTATTATAGCCATACATGACGGCTTTCGCGCGGTTATACTGGGTCATTTCTTAAGGTTTCGTTAACGTATGGAGGGATAAGCAACGGCTGAACCGCAAAGAAAAAAGAAGGCCGGGCTGCTTACCCGGCCCCTTTTCAGATCAGCACACCAGAGGTCTGCTTTTCCGGATGTGGCGAACCGCCATTTTGCGGCCTTGCCTGCCAGAGACCAACAGGCGAGCAGGTGAGCGTTCGACACCCTCGCGAAGCTGGGGGAAGATCGTGAAAATTTCTTCCAATGCGGCCGGACCGACAGCTTTCAGCGCCTCGGGACCGGTAAACAGCGACTCGCTCTCGGCGCCGTTGGCGATCACCACCTGATGCTCCTCGAACAGGAAATGCACATAGGTCACCTCTGCCAGATCATAGGCAATGTCGATTCCCTCGACCTGCAACAGCTGCTTTGCCGCGACAAGCACCTCCATCGCGCCAAACATTCGCAGCGCAATCTTTGAACGCAACAGCATCCGGTGCTGAGGAGACACGATCAGGTCGGAGGCCGGAATACCTTCACCAAGTGCGCCAGCTTTGATACGGATCGGACGAAGGTTAGGGTTTTCGTGCAGCACCTGCGAAGTGAGCTTCCGCTTACCGATCCAGCGAATAGCCTGCTGGCCCGCATCTCGCGTGACGACCATATCGCCGACTTTCAGATCGCCAGCAGCGACCTCTCCGTCGGCTGTCAATATAAGCGCATCCTCACCGAAACAGACAACGGCGGTGTTGTCCGTGGTCAGATCCATCGCGGCTGTCGTATCCGCGCCGCTCAGGATCGTCATCGAGAACTTGGAGTCAAATGCTTTGTCGATGCTGATATCGTCTAGCTTACCGTCGTCGGCCTGATCGCCACGTAGCCAGTCCAACGGATGATCATAGGGGGCCAGACCGGCGTCTACGCGCGCCGCGTTGATAATCGCCAGATTGGCCATGTTGTAGTGGCCCGACAGGTCAACGAAGTCGTTATTGGCGCGCACGCCGTCGTTGAAGTCCTGCCCCGCTGCAAGGTTGAAGTCGCGGATGATGTCGCCATCGCCTGCGATGAAAGTATCGAAACCCTCGCCGCCCGTCTGGTCGTCAGCACCGCGTTGGCCGTCGTGATAGTCGTTCCCATCGCCGCCGACCAGCGTGTCATCGTCCACCCCGCCATACAGGGTATCGTCGCCGGTGCCTGCATCGACGAGGTCGTCGTCGTTCATCCAATCTTTTTCGTGGGTATGTCCTGCGTCGATGTAGTCATTCCCATCGCCACCGAATATCGTATCGGCTCTGACACCGCTATAAATGGTATCGTCGCCCGCGCCCGCATCTACATAGTTGAAATCCTGCAGACCGGTTTTCTCAAGCGCCTGCGCAAGGATGAGGTCGTCACCATCTTCGCCATAGATGGTGTCAGATCCATCATGACCCCAGATCGTATCGTCACCGACGCCCGCTTCCACATAGTCATCGCCATAATAGCCATCGATCCTGTCAGCACCGGCACCACCATAGAGCGTATCGTCATCTTCGCGGCCAAGAAGGGTGTCGTCGCCTGCCCCGCCGTCAATCTTGTCGTCGCCTGCGTCGCCCTGAATATGGTCGTTTCCGCCGTCGGTCCCTGAATGAGAGCCATTGTCGCCAGCCAAGACGTCGTTACCATTACCCCCATGGATGGTATCGTCGCCCAGTCCACCGACCATATCGTCACTGCCAGCCAGACCGATGAGAAGGTCATTGCCTTCATCGCCGCGAAGCAAATCGTCTCCGCCCTCGCCATGAAGCGTATCGTTGCCCTCTTGCCCTTCTATCGCATCATTCCCGTCGCCACCCAAGAGAAGATCGTTGCCAGTTCCACCGATCATACTGTCCCAACCGGAGCCGCCTCGCATGGTGTCGTCACCAGCCTGTCCGAAAAGGGTGTCGTTTTGGTCGGGCAACGTCGAATCGGTGATTTCATCGCCCGAAATCAGGTCGTTGCCTGCGCCGCCGAGAATCCAATCAGCGTCGGCATCGCCATGCAGTGTATCGTCGCCGTAGCCGCCCTGGATCGTGTCCCGACCGCGGTCACCGTGTACAAGGTTCGCATCACCAGAGACTAAATCAATATAAGCGCCGGCTTCGATGCTGTCGTCGCCTGCCCCGCCGTGGATCGTGTCGTCGTGGTCATGGCCCCATATGGTGTCATCGCCATCGTCGCCATAAATCAAGTCAGTGCCGGTGAGACCGTCCAACTGGTCATTACCTGCACCGCCATGCAGTGTATCGTTGTCTCCGAGACCGAGGACGGTATCGTCTCCGACGCCGCCAATCAGGCTATCGTCACCCAGGCCACCCTGGACATGGTCGTCACCACCTTCAGTCGGCGAGTTAATATGGTCATCGCCATCTATGACATCATTGCCAGCATAGCCCCATACAACATCATCGCCGAGACCACCAAACAGCGTGTCGCCCTCGTCAATACCGTCGAATTCATCATAGCCGATAACAGAGTCATTGCCGTCGCCGCCATGAAGCCAGTCGGCACCTTCCTGACCCCGAAGCGTGTCATTGCCGCCATCACCCAGCAGGGTATCGTCGCCGGTCTGCCCTGCAAGCTGATCGTTGCCGAGTTCTCCTTCAAGCCGGTCGTCACCCGCCTGACCTTTCAGGGTATCGTTTTCGACGGTGCCGATTAGCGTGTCGGCCTGCGCGGTGCCTTCTTCAAATGCCATGATGACCTTCTCCATACGTCGCGATTAACATAGAGCAACTTTTGGTTGCGGAGATGGCGGTTACATTACTTTAAAGTGTGTTAACAGTGCTTGCCGGAAAGTTTTCGCGAAAAAATGCAACTTTGCCGCTAGTAGTAGATAGATCTGCCACTGGTAGCTGTGCCAACGCGCTCTTCTACCTTCGCCGCGCCAGACACAAGGCCCTTGCAGCGCCTCGTCGGCGACCCTATGTTCGTTTGGTCCGGTTCGCCGGACTATGGACATAAACGCGCTCGTAATAAGCGGATCGGACCCGGGGGCGGTACCCGGCGGCTCCACCATAATTCGCCTTCGTTGGGGGGATCTGGGGCCGAAACAGGATCGACGAACGTGTAAAGGGGATGGCTTTGTCTCGGTGAGCTACCACCGTTATCGGTGCAAAATGTACAGTTGCCAACGACAACCGTGCTCCGGTCGCTCTGGCTGCGTAAGCAGCTCGGGTAACCGAAACTTAACTCCTTGCGCTTAGCCGCGTAAGGCGGGGCCCGCAGGAGCCTTGCAACAGAATCCTGCACCTTTTCCCAATATTGCTATTTGATCTGGTCCTCGGCGTCCGCACCGCGAATGATTGCGGGTGCCCAAATGCCATGCAGCACAACTGAAATCAGCACGATCAGCGCAGAGATCGCCCAAAGCTGGCGGCCAACATCAATATTGAAGTCGGCGTTGTTGAGCGCGTAGGACAAATAGTAAAACGTGCCGATGCCGCGTATCCCAAGAACAGAAATCGCAACCCTCTGACGTTGTGAGACATCTGTTCCGATCAGCCCGATCCAGCCGCACAGCGGACGGATCACCGCGATCACCAGCACCGCCAGCAATATCATCGGCGCGGTCAGTTGGGCCAACAACCCTTGCGCCACCGCAACGCCAAGCATCAGCAGCAGCAGCGCGAGGAACAGCATCTCTATCTCCTCGCCGAAGTCGTGAAGGATGACGTGATAATCATGCTCTCTTTCATAATCGCGGAAAGTCAGTGCGGCGACAAAAACAGCCAGAAAGCCGTAACCCTGCGCCAGCTCGCACAGCCCATAGGCGGTCAGTGTCAATGAAAGCGCGACAAAACCCTGCGCGCCCTTCACCGGATCGACCAGCACAAAGACCAGCCGTGCAACAACTGCGCCGACCAGCAGACCCATTCCGATGCCACAGGCGATTTTCCACAGCACAGACACGGTCAGCCAGTGCTGAATAGCGCTTGCATCCAACCCTTCCGTCGCGGCAGCAATCGCCAGATAAACGAAGGGAAAAGCAAGACCGTCATTCAGCCCGGCCTCACTGGTCAGGGCAAAGCGTGTCTCAGGCTCATTCCCCTCGCGCGGCTTGCCAACCTGCACGCTGGCCGCAAGAACTGGATCGGTGGGCGCAATCGCCGCACCCAGCAACATCGCTGCGGCCAGAGGCAGGCCCGCCAGCCAGATGCCGCCAAGCGCCACCATCGCAATGGAAAGCGGCATGGTGATCGCCAGCAGGCGCCAGGTGGTCGCCCATGAGCGCCAGCCGACCCTTCGGTCGATTTTCAGACCCGCTCCGGTCAGGGACATGATCACCGCGAACTCTGTCAGCTTTTCAATGAAAAGGCCCAGCGAGATGACATCGATGGCCGGGAAATTCGGCAGCGCGAACGGCAGCAGCAGGCCTGCCCCGACAAGCACCATCGGCAGCGATACAGGGACATTCTTCAGAAAATGCGGCAGGATCGCGGCCAGCAAGGTCACGATCCCCAGCAAGGACAGAAACAGTTCGTAGTTCATGGGTCTCCTTTGCCGGGACAGCCCTTCTTTTGCCGCCCCGTCGTCACAGTCGCCCCCTTTTCATGGCTGGTTCAATCCCTATACTCGACACGATCACGGCACCAATGCCGGGTAAAAACGGCGAAGGGGACGGGCATGACGCGCGCAATCGATTATGGCGGATTGATGCATCGGGCCATGCAGGGGCTGATTTCGGATGTTCTGCAACGCGTTGCCGAAAACGGCCTGCCCGGAGAGCACCATTTCTTCATCACCTTCGACACGCGGGAAGAAGGCGTCGAAATCGCCGACTGGCTGCGGGAACGTTACCCGGCCGAAATGACCATCGTGATTCAGCACTGGTACGAGAACCTTATTGTTGAAGATGACCGGTTTGAAGTGACTCTGAACTTCGGCAACTCGCCAGAGCGGCTGATCGTTCCCTTCGATGCCATGCGCACCTTTGTCGACCCGTCGGTCGAATTCGGTCTGCGTTTTGAGACGCAGGAAAGCGAAGACGAAGAAGACGATGGCGCCGAAGGCGTCATTGAAGAAGCTCAGGAAGTAGACATCCCGAAAGAAGGTGGCGAGGTGGTCAGCCTCGACAAGTGGCGGAAGTAGTCTCCGTCAAAAGCCCCAGATATTCCATCTGCGCGCAGAGTGGAGACGAGGTTCGCCCAGACGTCTCGACACTGCCCTGCCTTCAGAGCCAGCTTCGCATACTGCCGCATACCATTTGCGAATCCTCCGCCCTGCCGCTAAAACCCACGCAAAATCGCGAGGGAGCCGCAGATGACCAAAACCCGCACCGAGACCGACAGCTTCGGCCCGCTGGAGGTTGACGCCTCCAAATACTGGGGCGCGCAGACGCAGCGTTCGATCATGAACTTCCCCATCGGCTGGGAACGCCAGCCCGTGGCGATCATCCGTGCGCTTGGTGCCATCAAGCTGGCGGCGGCGCGGATCAACATGCGCGAGGGCAAGCTGGACGAGAAGATCGGCGGCGCGATGGAACAGGCCGCGACCGAGGTCTTCGAAGGCAAGTTCGACGATAACTTCCCGCTGGTGGTCTGGCAGACCGGGTCCGGCACCCAGTCGAACATGAACGCGAACGAAGTCGTGTCGAACCGCGCGATTGAGATTCTGGGCGGCGAACTTGGGTCGAAAGACCCTGTTCACCCAAACGATCACGTGAATATGGGCCAGTCCTCCAACGACACCTTCCCGACCGCGATGCATGTCGCCATCGGCATGATGGCCCGCGACACGCTGCTGCCCGGTCTGGAAAAGCTGGCATCGGCGTTGGAAGCGAAGTCCGACGAATTCAAGGACATCATCAAGATCGGCCGCACGCATACGCAGGACGCGACACCGCTGACGCTGGGACAGGAATTCGGCGGCTACGCCCATCAGGTCCGCATGGGGATCGAGCGTGTGAAGCTGTGTCTGCCGCAGATCTATGAACTCGCGCAGGGTGGCACGGCAGTCGGCACCGGGCTGAACACCAAGAAGGGCTGGGACAAGGACATCGCCGCCGAGATCGCCAAGATCACCGACCTGCCCTTCGTCACCGCCCCGAACAAGTTCGAAGCCCTGGCCGCGCATGACGCCATGGTCTTCTTCTCGGGGGCGCTGAAAACCATCGCGGCAAGCCTCTTCAAGATCGCCAACGACCTGCGCCTGCTGGGCTCTGGCCCGCGTTCCGGTCTGGGCGAGTTGATCCTGCCCGAGAACGAGCCGGGGTCCTCGATCATGCCCGGCAAGGTCAACCCGACCCAGGCCGAGGCGCTGACCATGGTCTGCGCCCATGTCATGGGCAATGACGCGGCGGTCGGGATTGCCGGCTCGCAGGGTCATTTCGAACTGAACGTCTATAACCCGATGATGTCCTATAACGTGCTGCAGTCGATGCAATTGCTGGGCGACGCGGCGGGATCCTTCACCGACAATATGGTCGCCGGAACGCAGGCAAACACTGCCCGGATCGACACGCTGATGAAGGAATCGCTGATGCTGGTGACGGCTCTGGCGCCGACCATCGGTTACGACAATGCGACCAAGGTCGCCAAGACGGCCCATAAGAACGGCACCACGCTACGCGAGGAAGCCGTCGGCATGGGCTTTGTGACCGAGGACGAATTCGACAAGATCGTCCGGCCAGAGCAGATGATTGGGCCGTCGGACTGATCCTGCCATTAAATGAGTTGAAGGCGCGTCCGGTGGGCGCGCCTTTCTCTATTTTACCGTCTCTCGCATCGTCATCCAACAGAGGGCAGCGTCCGACCGCGGGCTGCCGCTGCCAAGGTTGCCGCTTTGCACTTTATGGCGCATCCCCGCCGCCCATCTGTTCAGTGCAGACCGGACCGAAGCGGCCGCCCATGGGCGGTCGGCCGCTGCCCGGCGGCGCAATGCGCCTTGGATTCCGGGCAGTATCCCGGAAACGATCCTTGGCTTTACGCTCGCCTTTCCGACCGATAGCCTCGCCGCAGGTTTCGCGCAGAAGTGGAGGAACGGCTTTGGCGACTGCAAGATGGACAGATTGGAGTGGTCAGGGCCTTGAACACTGTCAGCTCAGCAAGAGCGCAGAGGGTGGTCACCGACTCGAGGGTGCCGTAGCTGGAACAAGACATGGGCTATATGGCGGACACTATGTTGTGCTAGCCGATGAACAGTTCCGAACGCGTGAGGTCCGCATGGACTATGTAGGCGGCCCGTCCCTGCATGTCGCATCTGACGGAAAAGGAAGCTGGCACGACCTGCTAAGCGACAGCCCGATCCCGACCTTGGAAGGGTGCATGGACATCGATATCGGGATCACGCCCGCGACGAACACGCTGCCGATAAGGCGTCTAAGGCTCGCGTCACAGCAGAGCGCAGACATTTTTGCGGCCTATGTACCCCTGCCCGATCAAATCGACGGATGCTTTTTACCCATGCGGGCCGAGCAGCGATATACCTGCCTCATTCCTGGCAAACGCTATCGCTACGAGGGGTTATTTCGCAACTTTACCGCTGATCTGGAGATTGATCATCACGGTCTCGTGCTTGATTATCCCCAGACATTTCGCCGGGTTGCTGAGCTTTGATCATCGATGAAGCCATGCAATGCTGGGATTTAGCGAACGTTTTTCAGTAACCCAATCGACATGACCCAAATCACCAACCTCAACCGCTTCCGCAAGCAAAAAGCCCGCGAGGACGCCCGGCAACAGGCCGACGCCAATGCAGCCAAGCATGGCCGCACAAAGGCGCAAAAGCTTGCCGAGAAGGCCGACAAGGACCGCGCGGCAAAGAATCTCGACGGGGTGAAGCGTGACGATTGAGCTGCCGCCGATGGATGCGCCGGCGAAGCGCTCGGTTTCTATCGACGGGCATCGCACCTCGGTCAGTCTGGAGGATGCGTTCTGGCGGGCGCTCGACCGGATCGCCAAAGCAGGCGGCATCACCCGCGCCGCGCTGATCGCGGAAATCGACCATGCGCGCCCGCCCGAGGTGGGTCTCGGTACCGCCTGTCGTCTGTTCGTGCTGGCAGAATCCGGGAAGGGACGCTAAGTCACCCCTGACGAATTCAGGAGGCCCCGATGATCCCGCGTTACGCCCGCCCCGAAATGACCGCCATCTGGTCGCCGGAAACCAAGTTCCGCATCTGGTATGAGATCGAGGCCTATGCCTGCGACGCACAGGCCGAACTGGGCGTCATCCCGAAGGAGAATGCCGAGGCCGTCTGGAAGGCGAAGGATGTCGAATTCGACGTTGCCCGAATTGACGAGATCGAGGCCGTCACAAAGCATGACGTCATCGCCTTCCTGACCCATCTGGCCGAACATATCGGCAGCGAACAGGCGCGTTTCGTGCATCAGGGCATGACGTCGTCCGATGTGCTGGACACCACGCTGAACGTCCAGCTTGTTCGCGCGGCCGATATTCTGCTGGCCGATATGGACAAGCTGCTGGATGCGCTGAAACGCCGCGCGATGGAACATAAGGACACGGTGCGGATCGGTCGCAGCCACGGCATCCATGCCGAACCGACGACCATGGGCCTGACCTTCGCCCGCTTCTACGCCGAGATGGACCGGAACAAGCGCCGTCTGGAAGCCGCGCGGGCCGAAATTGCGACCGGCGCGATCTCGGGCGCGGTCGGGACATTTGCGAATATCGACCCCTATGTCGAAGAATATGTCTGCGAAAAAATGGGCCTTCGGCCCGAGCCGATCAGCACGCAGGTCATCCCCCGCGACCGTCACGCCATGTTCTTCGCGACACTTGGCGTCATCGCCTCCAGCATCGAAAATATCGCCATCGAGATCCGCCACATGCAGCGCACCGAAGTGCTGGAGGCCGAGGAATTCTTCTCGCCCGGCCAGAAGGGATCAAGCGCGATGCCGCATAAACGCAACCCGGTGCTGACCGAAAACCTGACCGGGCTGGCCCGGCTTGTCCGCATGGCC contains the following coding sequences:
- a CDS encoding ribbon-helix-helix domain-containing protein; protein product: MDAPAKRSVSIDGHRTSVSLEDAFWRALDRIAKAGGITRAALIAEIDHARPPEVGLGTACRLFVLAESGKGR
- a CDS encoding SspB family protein, with the protein product MTRAIDYGGLMHRAMQGLISDVLQRVAENGLPGEHHFFITFDTREEGVEIADWLRERYPAEMTIVIQHWYENLIVEDDRFEVTLNFGNSPERLIVPFDAMRTFVDPSVEFGLRFETQESEDEEDDGAEGVIEEAQEVDIPKEGGEVVSLDKWRK
- a CDS encoding cation:proton antiporter; this encodes MNYELFLSLLGIVTLLAAILPHFLKNVPVSLPMVLVGAGLLLPFALPNFPAIDVISLGLFIEKLTEFAVIMSLTGAGLKIDRRVGWRSWATTWRLLAITMPLSIAMVALGGIWLAGLPLAAAMLLGAAIAPTDPVLAASVQVGKPREGNEPETRFALTSEAGLNDGLAFPFVYLAIAAATEGLDASAIQHWLTVSVLWKIACGIGMGLLVGAVVARLVFVLVDPVKGAQGFVALSLTLTAYGLCELAQGYGFLAVFVAALTFRDYEREHDYHVILHDFGEEIEMLFLALLLLMLGVAVAQGLLAQLTAPMILLAVLVIAVIRPLCGWIGLIGTDVSQRQRVAISVLGIRGIGTFYYLSYALNNADFNIDVGRQLWAISALIVLISVVLHGIWAPAIIRGADAEDQIK
- the purB gene encoding adenylosuccinate lyase, producing the protein MIPRYARPEMTAIWSPETKFRIWYEIEAYACDAQAELGVIPKENAEAVWKAKDVEFDVARIDEIEAVTKHDVIAFLTHLAEHIGSEQARFVHQGMTSSDVLDTTLNVQLVRAADILLADMDKLLDALKRRAMEHKDTVRIGRSHGIHAEPTTMGLTFARFYAEMDRNKRRLEAARAEIATGAISGAVGTFANIDPYVEEYVCEKMGLRPEPISTQVIPRDRHAMFFATLGVIASSIENIAIEIRHMQRTEVLEAEEFFSPGQKGSSAMPHKRNPVLTENLTGLARLVRMAVIPAMENVALWHERDISHSSVERGIAPDATITLDFALNRLAGVVDKLVIYPDNMLANMNKFKGLVMSQRVLLALTQAGVSREDAYRLVQRNAMKVWEEGKDFKEELLADPEVTAALSPAEIEEKFDLGYHTKHVETIFGRVFGEAS
- a CDS encoding DUF4169 family protein, whose product is MTQITNLNRFRKQKAREDARQQADANAAKHGRTKAQKLAEKADKDRAAKNLDGVKRDD
- a CDS encoding putative glycolipid-binding domain-containing protein — translated: MRLGFRAVSRKRSLALRSPFRPIASPQVSRRSGGTALATARWTDWSGQGLEHCQLSKSAEGGHRLEGAVAGTRHGLYGGHYVVLADEQFRTREVRMDYVGGPSLHVASDGKGSWHDLLSDSPIPTLEGCMDIDIGITPATNTLPIRRLRLASQQSADIFAAYVPLPDQIDGCFLPMRAEQRYTCLIPGKRYRYEGLFRNFTADLEIDHHGLVLDYPQTFRRVAEL
- a CDS encoding ATP-grasp fold amidoligase family protein, with protein sequence MRVVERFTDFIQAHIEKTDSHRISIDKEETRRIAAAAGARLPQLYQLARSPNEVDFANLPNAFVIKPTHLCSKKGVFVLFRVRDRFLDLFSMKLLSETEVIAELTRAIGTQLSSVMVEEFVTGENGQVEIPYDYKLYTFDSGVELIIQFNRNTAPDEICFFNGQFEPLGTDIVRVNENYAIPGRPIVPKQAEQLLMVAQSVQKEIDRPFISVDCYATAADVIVGELTPGPGGPYYDGLFRFSPTLDWQLGGYQIDGYRKRGWDIPMVAGFPPSRIRDSLFLSDQKQ
- the fumC gene encoding class II fumarate hydratase, translated to MTKTRTETDSFGPLEVDASKYWGAQTQRSIMNFPIGWERQPVAIIRALGAIKLAAARINMREGKLDEKIGGAMEQAATEVFEGKFDDNFPLVVWQTGSGTQSNMNANEVVSNRAIEILGGELGSKDPVHPNDHVNMGQSSNDTFPTAMHVAIGMMARDTLLPGLEKLASALEAKSDEFKDIIKIGRTHTQDATPLTLGQEFGGYAHQVRMGIERVKLCLPQIYELAQGGTAVGTGLNTKKGWDKDIAAEIAKITDLPFVTAPNKFEALAAHDAMVFFSGALKTIAASLFKIANDLRLLGSGPRSGLGELILPENEPGSSIMPGKVNPTQAEALTMVCAHVMGNDAAVGIAGSQGHFELNVYNPMMSYNVLQSMQLLGDAAGSFTDNMVAGTQANTARIDTLMKESLMLVTALAPTIGYDNATKVAKTAHKNGTTLREEAVGMGFVTEDEFDKIVRPEQMIGPSD
- a CDS encoding Hint domain-containing protein, whose translation is MAFEEGTAQADTLIGTVENDTLKGQAGDDRLEGELGNDQLAGQTGDDTLLGDGGNDTLRGQEGADWLHGGDGNDSVIGYDEFDGIDEGDTLFGGLGDDVVWGYAGNDVIDGDDHINSPTEGGDDHVQGGLGDDSLIGGVGDDTVLGLGDNDTLHGGAGNDQLDGLTGTDLIYGDDGDDTIWGHDHDDTIHGGAGDDSIEAGAYIDLVSGDANLVHGDRGRDTIQGGYGDDTLHGDADADWILGGAGNDLISGDEITDSTLPDQNDTLFGQAGDDTMRGGSGWDSMIGGTGNDLLLGGDGNDAIEGQEGNDTLHGEGGDDLLRGDEGNDLLIGLAGSDDMVGGLGDDTIHGGNGNDVLAGDNGSHSGTDGGNDHIQGDAGDDKIDGGAGDDTLLGREDDDTLYGGAGADRIDGYYGDDYVEAGVGDDTIWGHDGSDTIYGEDGDDLILAQALEKTGLQDFNYVDAGAGDDTIYSGVRADTIFGGDGNDYIDAGHTHEKDWMNDDDLVDAGTGDDTLYGGVDDDTLVGGDGNDYHDGQRGADDQTGGEGFDTFIAGDGDIIRDFNLAAGQDFNDGVRANNDFVDLSGHYNMANLAIINAARVDAGLAPYDHPLDWLRGDQADDGKLDDISIDKAFDSKFSMTILSGADTTAAMDLTTDNTAVVCFGEDALILTADGEVAAGDLKVGDMVVTRDAGQQAIRWIGKRKLTSQVLHENPNLRPIRIKAGALGEGIPASDLIVSPQHRMLLRSKIALRMFGAMEVLVAAKQLLQVEGIDIAYDLAEVTYVHFLFEEHQVVIANGAESESLFTGPEALKAVGPAALEEIFTIFPQLREGVERSPARLLVSGRQGRKMAVRHIRKSRPLVC